The following are from one region of the Streptomyces tuirus genome:
- the betA gene encoding choline dehydrogenase, which translates to MADLQYDFVIVGGGSAGSALANRLSADPGNRVLVLEAGRPDYPWDVFIHMPAALTYPIGSRFYDWKYESEPEPHMGGRRVYHARGKVLGGSSSINGMIFQRGNPMDYERWAADPGMENWDYAHCLPYFRRMENCLAADPDDEFRGHDGPLVLERGPGTSPLFEAFLKATEEAGHAPTSDVNGYRQEGFARFDRNVHRGRRLSAAKAYLKPVRKRPNLTVTTRALVTRVLFEGKRAVGVEYRRGRGRPQQVRAGEVILCGGAINSPQLLQLSGIGNAGELAALGVDVVHDLPGVGENLQDHLEVYIQYACKQPVSMQPYLAKWRAPFIGLQWLFRTGPAATNHFEAGGFVRGNDDVDYPNLMFHFLPVAVRYDGSVPAGGHGYQVHVGPMYSDAVGSVKIKSKDPSERPALRFNYLSTEQDRREWVEAVRVARRLLNQPALAPYNAGEVSPGPSVESDEEILAWVAKDAETALHPSCTCKMGTDEMSVVNPADLRVHGVEGLRVVDASVMPYITNGNIYAPVMMIAEKAADLILGKEPLPPSGAAYYRHREASA; encoded by the coding sequence ATGGCTGACTTGCAGTACGACTTCGTCATCGTCGGTGGTGGATCGGCCGGCAGTGCACTGGCCAACCGGCTCTCCGCGGATCCCGGCAACCGGGTACTGGTCCTGGAGGCGGGCAGACCCGACTACCCATGGGACGTCTTCATCCACATGCCCGCGGCGCTGACCTACCCGATCGGCAGCCGCTTCTACGACTGGAAGTACGAGTCCGAACCCGAGCCCCACATGGGTGGCCGGCGCGTCTACCACGCGCGCGGCAAGGTCCTGGGCGGTTCCAGCAGCATCAACGGCATGATCTTCCAGCGCGGAAACCCCATGGACTACGAGCGCTGGGCAGCGGACCCCGGGATGGAGAACTGGGACTACGCGCACTGTCTGCCGTACTTCCGGCGGATGGAGAACTGTCTGGCCGCCGACCCGGACGACGAGTTCCGCGGCCACGACGGCCCCCTCGTCCTCGAACGGGGCCCGGGGACCAGCCCGCTCTTCGAGGCCTTCCTCAAGGCCACCGAGGAGGCGGGGCACGCTCCCACCAGCGACGTGAACGGCTACCGGCAGGAAGGTTTCGCCAGGTTCGACCGCAATGTCCACCGTGGGCGCCGTCTGTCGGCCGCGAAGGCGTACCTCAAGCCCGTGCGCAAGCGGCCCAACCTCACCGTCACCACGCGCGCCCTGGTCACCCGCGTCCTCTTCGAGGGCAAGCGGGCCGTCGGTGTCGAGTACCGGCGCGGTCGTGGCAGACCCCAGCAGGTGAGAGCCGGAGAGGTCATCCTCTGCGGAGGCGCGATCAACTCCCCGCAACTCCTCCAGCTCTCCGGTATCGGCAACGCCGGGGAACTCGCGGCGCTCGGCGTGGACGTCGTACACGATCTGCCGGGCGTCGGCGAGAACCTCCAGGACCACCTGGAGGTGTACATCCAGTACGCCTGCAAGCAGCCCGTCTCCATGCAGCCGTACCTCGCGAAGTGGCGTGCCCCCTTCATCGGCCTGCAGTGGCTCTTCCGCACGGGACCGGCCGCCACGAACCACTTCGAGGCGGGCGGCTTCGTCCGCGGCAACGACGACGTGGACTACCCCAACCTGATGTTCCACTTCCTGCCCGTCGCGGTCCGCTACGACGGCTCCGTGCCCGCCGGCGGACACGGCTACCAGGTGCACGTCGGACCCATGTACTCCGACGCCGTCGGCTCGGTGAAGATCAAGAGCAAGGATCCCTCCGAGCGCCCCGCACTGCGCTTCAACTACCTCTCCACCGAACAGGACCGCCGCGAGTGGGTCGAGGCCGTCAGGGTCGCGCGCAGGCTGCTCAACCAGCCCGCCCTCGCCCCCTACAACGCCGGGGAGGTCTCGCCCGGCCCGTCCGTGGAGAGTGACGAGGAGATCCTCGCCTGGGTGGCCAAGGACGCCGAGACCGCACTGCATCCCTCCTGCACCTGCAAGATGGGCACCGACGAGATGTCCGTCGTGAACCCGGCCGACCTGCGCGTGCACGGCGTGGAGGGGCTGCGGGTCGTCGACGCGTCCGTCATGCCCTACATCACCAACGGCAACATCTACGCGCCGGTGATGATGATCGCCGAGAAGGCGGCCGACCTCATCCTCGGCAAGGAGCCGCTGCCGCCGTCCGGCGCCGCGTACTACCGGCACCGCGAAGCATCCGCGTAA
- a CDS encoding NAD(P)/FAD-dependent oxidoreductase, with the protein MRTVAVVGASLAGLSAARSLRKQGYDGRLVVIGDELHRPYDRPPLSKEFLAGGIGEADLALEPDDEDLQAEWLLGARAAGLGTTPRAVRLTDGREVRADGIVIATGAAARTLPGMDGLAGVHTLRTLDDARALRDELAGGGRLVVIGGGFIGAEVASTACALGVDVTIVEAAPTPLAGPLGASMGSIVSALHADHGVRLLCGVGVKGLSGETRVDAVLMEDGRSIPADIVVVGVGARPCVDWLEGSGVELDDGVKCGADGRTSLAGVVAVGDCASWYDPRAGTHRRVEHWTGARERPDAAVAALLSWGESEPGVPRPPYFWSDQYGVKIQFAGYASRADSVTIEEGAPDDRNVLAVYRRAGHPVAVLGMNQPRLFMRWRKQLAAHPS; encoded by the coding sequence GTGAGGACGGTGGCCGTGGTGGGCGCGTCGCTGGCAGGTCTGTCAGCGGCGCGCTCCTTGCGCAAGCAGGGGTACGACGGACGGCTGGTCGTCATAGGCGACGAGCTCCACCGCCCGTACGACAGGCCGCCGCTGTCCAAGGAGTTCCTGGCCGGCGGCATCGGCGAAGCCGACCTCGCACTGGAGCCGGACGACGAGGACCTGCAAGCGGAGTGGCTGCTCGGAGCCCGCGCCGCCGGACTCGGCACCACCCCCCGGGCCGTGCGGCTCACCGACGGCCGTGAAGTGAGAGCCGACGGCATCGTCATCGCCACCGGTGCCGCCGCCCGGACCCTGCCCGGCATGGACGGCCTGGCCGGTGTGCACACCCTGCGCACCCTGGACGACGCCCGCGCCCTGCGGGACGAACTGGCCGGAGGCGGACGCCTGGTCGTGATCGGCGGCGGCTTCATCGGCGCCGAGGTCGCCTCCACCGCCTGTGCGCTCGGCGTCGACGTGACCATCGTGGAGGCGGCGCCCACACCCCTGGCCGGACCGCTCGGCGCGAGCATGGGAAGCATCGTCTCCGCCCTCCACGCCGACCACGGCGTACGCCTGTTGTGCGGCGTGGGCGTCAAGGGGCTGAGCGGCGAGACCCGCGTCGACGCCGTCCTCATGGAGGACGGCCGCAGCATCCCCGCCGACATCGTCGTCGTGGGGGTCGGGGCGCGCCCCTGCGTCGACTGGCTCGAAGGCTCCGGCGTCGAACTCGACGACGGCGTCAAGTGCGGTGCGGACGGCCGTACCAGCCTGGCCGGGGTGGTCGCGGTAGGCGACTGTGCCTCCTGGTACGACCCGCGGGCGGGCACCCACCGCCGCGTCGAGCACTGGACCGGCGCCCGGGAGCGCCCCGACGCGGCGGTGGCCGCACTGCTGTCCTGGGGCGAGTCCGAACCGGGCGTACCCCGGCCACCGTACTTCTGGTCCGACCAGTACGGAGTGAAGATCCAGTTCGCCGGCTACGCCTCCCGTGCCGACAGCGTGACCATCGAGGAAGGCGCGCCGGACGACCGTAACGTCCTGGCCGTCTACCGGCGTGCCGGGCACCCGGTCGCCGTCCTCGGGATGAACCAGCCCCGGCTGTTCATGCGCTGGCGCAAGCAGCTCGCGGCCCACCCGTCCTGA
- a CDS encoding aromatic ring-hydroxylating oxygenase subunit alpha, translating to MTSTGLPESLIATLPGTAYTDPGFFAREQEHIFEAMWFCAARAADLAGPGAFRTVQVGRESILLTRARDQSVRAFFNVCRHRGAKLCTAESGEVKRAFQCPYHAWTYDLTGKLVAAPNLTKMPDVSRTEYGLAAVATREWLGYVWVCLAENPPPFDEVVQDVVARLGDTESIEHYGIEDLEVGRRIVYDVRANWKLIVENFMECYHCATIHPELTEVLPEFADGYAAQYYVGHGAEFGADVKGFTVDGSEGLDLIPGVTEDQDRRYYAITVRPQVFINLVPDHVIFHRMYPLAADRTVVECDWLYLKHVVDSGKHVSRSVELFDRVNRQDFDACERCQPAMSSRLYAKGGVLVPSEHHIGEFHTFVQERLDAGRPQ from the coding sequence GTGACCTCGACCGGCCTGCCGGAAAGTCTCATCGCCACCCTGCCCGGGACCGCCTACACGGATCCCGGCTTCTTCGCCCGGGAGCAGGAGCACATCTTCGAGGCGATGTGGTTCTGCGCCGCGCGCGCCGCCGACCTCGCCGGTCCCGGGGCCTTCCGGACCGTCCAGGTCGGCCGCGAGAGCATCCTCCTCACCCGTGCGCGCGACCAGTCCGTACGCGCCTTCTTCAACGTCTGCCGGCACCGCGGAGCCAAGCTCTGCACGGCGGAGAGCGGCGAGGTCAAGCGCGCCTTCCAATGCCCCTACCACGCCTGGACATACGACCTGACGGGCAAACTCGTCGCGGCGCCCAACCTCACCAAGATGCCCGACGTCAGCCGCACCGAGTACGGTCTGGCAGCCGTGGCGACGCGCGAATGGCTCGGCTATGTCTGGGTGTGCCTTGCCGAGAACCCGCCCCCCTTCGACGAGGTCGTGCAGGACGTGGTCGCGCGTCTCGGCGACACGGAGTCGATCGAGCACTACGGCATCGAGGATCTCGAGGTCGGAAGACGGATCGTCTACGACGTCCGGGCGAACTGGAAGCTCATCGTCGAGAACTTCATGGAGTGCTACCACTGCGCGACGATCCACCCCGAACTCACCGAGGTGCTCCCCGAGTTCGCCGACGGCTACGCCGCCCAGTACTACGTGGGACACGGCGCGGAATTCGGCGCGGACGTCAAGGGCTTCACCGTCGACGGCTCGGAGGGGCTCGACCTCATTCCGGGCGTCACCGAGGACCAGGACCGCCGCTACTACGCGATCACCGTCCGGCCGCAGGTGTTCATCAATCTCGTCCCCGACCATGTGATCTTCCACCGGATGTATCCGCTCGCGGCGGACCGCACCGTCGTCGAGTGCGACTGGCTCTACCTCAAGCACGTCGTCGACAGCGGCAAGCACGTCAGCCGGTCGGTGGAGCTCTTCGACCGGGTCAACCGGCAGGACTTCGACGCGTGCGAGCGCTGTCAGCCCGCGATGAGCTCCCGGCTGTACGCCAAGGGCGGGGTCCTCGTGCCCAGCGAGCACCACATCGGCGAGTTCCACACCTTCGTCCAGGAGCGTCTGGACGCGGGACGGCCACAGTAG
- a CDS encoding IclR family transcriptional regulator — protein MQSVDRAITVLEILAQRGEAGVSEVAAEIDVHKSTAFRLLGALEVRGLVEQAGERGKYRLGFGIVRLAGAVTGRIDITQQSRPVCERLAEEIGETVNLAVMQEKYAINLYQVRGPGAVTAFNWVGQLTPLHATSSGKILLAHMPPKERAALLSDAGLKKMTPRTLTARTKLEKNLAEALERGYSWTLEEFEAGLHAMAAPVRNRDGEVIAALSASGPAYRLTEDRMHDLAPVLVKGADEISHRMGYLG, from the coding sequence GTGCAGTCGGTCGACCGGGCCATCACCGTGCTGGAGATCCTGGCCCAGCGCGGCGAGGCCGGCGTCAGCGAGGTAGCCGCCGAGATCGACGTCCACAAGTCCACCGCGTTCCGGCTGCTGGGCGCCCTGGAGGTGCGCGGTCTGGTGGAACAGGCGGGTGAGCGCGGCAAGTACCGCCTCGGTTTCGGCATCGTCCGGCTCGCCGGTGCGGTCACCGGGCGCATCGACATCACCCAGCAGAGCCGCCCGGTCTGCGAGCGTCTCGCCGAGGAGATCGGCGAGACCGTGAACCTCGCGGTGATGCAGGAGAAGTACGCGATCAACCTGTACCAGGTGCGCGGTCCGGGTGCCGTGACGGCGTTCAACTGGGTCGGCCAGCTGACGCCGCTGCATGCCACGTCCAGCGGCAAGATCCTGCTGGCCCACATGCCGCCGAAGGAGCGTGCCGCGCTGCTGTCGGACGCGGGCCTGAAGAAGATGACGCCCCGCACCCTGACCGCGAGGACGAAGCTGGAGAAGAACCTCGCCGAGGCGCTGGAGCGCGGCTACTCCTGGACGCTGGAGGAGTTCGAGGCGGGGCTGCACGCCATGGCCGCACCGGTGCGCAACCGGGACGGAGAGGTCATCGCGGCGCTCAGCGCCTCCGGACCGGCGTACCGGCTCACCGAGGACCGGATGCACGACCTCGCTCCGGTGCTGGTCAAGGGCGCGGACGAGATCAGCCACCGAATGGGCTACCTGGGCTGA